In a single window of the Bacillus sp. (in: firmicutes) genome:
- a CDS encoding tetratricopeptide repeat protein, which yields MNYNQQGISFLQEGKYEEAIQAFTKAIEENPQDEVAYINFGNVLLAVGEKDRAKAFFEKALDLNKEAASAYYSLGNLYYENHQFEEALHMFQQALKHGLNESDVYFMLGMCFVQVDQTKLALPYLQRSVELNSNDVEARFQYGLCLAKLEYYDEAIHQLEEVIRQDDQHADAYYNLGVAYSGHLEDVEKGIAMFEKALQIQPDHMLAGYGKKLLEKLQENQLD from the coding sequence ATGAATTACAACCAGCAAGGTATTTCCTTTTTACAAGAAGGCAAATATGAAGAGGCGATTCAAGCTTTTACAAAGGCGATCGAAGAAAATCCACAAGACGAAGTGGCTTATATCAATTTTGGAAATGTACTATTAGCAGTTGGAGAAAAAGATCGTGCGAAAGCTTTTTTTGAAAAAGCGCTGGATTTAAACAAGGAAGCTGCTAGTGCATATTACAGTTTAGGTAACCTGTATTACGAAAATCATCAATTCGAGGAAGCGCTCCATATGTTCCAGCAAGCGCTAAAGCATGGGCTTAACGAAAGCGACGTGTATTTTATGCTTGGCATGTGTTTTGTGCAGGTAGATCAAACAAAATTAGCTTTACCGTATTTACAGCGAAGTGTCGAACTAAATTCCAATGATGTGGAAGCACGCTTTCAATACGGACTTTGCTTAGCAAAATTAGAATACTATGATGAAGCGATTCACCAGTTGGAGGAAGTCATTCGCCAAGATGATCAACATGCCGATGCGTATTACAATTTAGGCGTGGCATATTCAGGTCATTTAGAAGATGTTGAAAAGGGCATAGCGATGTTTGAAAAAGCGTTACAAATTCAACCTGATCATATGTTGGCAGGCTACGGAAAGAAATTATTGGAAAAATTACAAGAAAATCAATTAGATTGA
- a CDS encoding ATP-dependent RecD-like DNA helicase, with protein MERQQSLIMVEQFYIKGRPIATIFHNEENLYTVLRLEIDDTNLSYEEKEVTVIGNFPKIHEQETYTFFGVFHDHPKFGLQFKAHSFQKEIPTTKQGIIQYLSSDLFKGIGKKTAQLIVDTLGEQAISKIVDNPDVLKEVPRLSKDKADTIIETLLMNQGLEQVMMALNKLGFGSQLSLKIYQVYKDETLSIINQNPYQLVEDIEGIGFTRADELGRKMGIEGNHPARIKAACLYSLEQLCLQEGHVYIEAEDLLKAVKKLLEQSQPTSIEFTEISREIIHLAEEGKLIVEEQRLYLPSLYFSEKGIVRHIQRILSQTEYEELFPQSEFLLALGELEERIGIQYAPSQREAIQTALMSPMMILTGGPGTGKTTVIKGIVELYCELHGLSMDPKQYAKDESFPIVLAAPTGRAAKRMSESTGIPALTIHRLLGWNGLDGFEHDEERPIQAKLLIVDEMSMVDTWLANQLFKALPDEIQVVLVGDEDQLPSVGPGQVLKDLLDSKLIPTVRLTDIYRQKEGSTIIELAHQMKNGVVPENLTSPQKDRSFIKCSATHIADVVKKVVENALKKGYTKRDIQVLAPMYRGPAGIDKLNELLQSVFNPNEGKDRKEIQYGDVTYRIGDKVLQLVNQPDHHVFNGDMGEIVSISYAKENTEKEDMVIVSFDGNEVTYTKQELNQITLAYCCSIHKSQGSEFPIVILPVVKSYYRMLRRKLLYTAVTRSKRFLIICGEEEAFRLGVSKQEDSIRKTTLKEKLKALLKDDEKDEPIVLDEEALMKVDPMIGMENVTPYDFMEKG; from the coding sequence ATGGAACGCCAACAATCGTTAATAATGGTCGAGCAATTTTACATAAAAGGGCGCCCCATTGCGACCATTTTTCATAATGAGGAAAATTTATATACGGTGCTTCGTTTGGAAATTGATGATACGAACCTTTCCTATGAAGAAAAAGAAGTGACGGTTATCGGAAATTTTCCAAAAATACACGAGCAAGAAACATACACTTTTTTTGGCGTTTTTCATGACCACCCGAAATTTGGCCTCCAATTTAAAGCTCATTCATTTCAAAAAGAAATCCCAACGACAAAACAAGGAATCATTCAATATTTATCGAGCGATTTGTTTAAAGGGATTGGAAAAAAGACCGCACAATTAATTGTTGATACCCTTGGAGAGCAAGCGATTTCGAAAATAGTGGACAATCCGGATGTGCTTAAAGAGGTTCCAAGATTATCCAAAGATAAAGCCGATACGATTATAGAAACATTACTTATGAACCAAGGGTTAGAGCAAGTGATGATGGCATTAAATAAATTAGGCTTTGGTTCACAGCTTTCATTAAAAATTTACCAAGTGTATAAAGACGAAACGTTATCGATAATTAATCAAAATCCGTATCAACTCGTCGAAGATATAGAAGGAATCGGATTTACACGCGCCGATGAACTCGGAAGAAAAATGGGCATTGAAGGTAATCACCCAGCTCGGATTAAGGCGGCCTGTTTGTATAGCCTAGAGCAGCTTTGTTTGCAAGAAGGCCACGTGTATATAGAAGCAGAAGATTTGTTAAAAGCGGTAAAAAAACTACTTGAACAAAGTCAGCCAACCTCTATTGAATTTACAGAAATATCACGGGAAATCATCCATTTAGCGGAAGAAGGAAAACTTATTGTAGAAGAGCAGCGGCTTTATTTACCTTCGCTCTATTTTTCAGAAAAAGGCATCGTCCGCCACATTCAGCGCATTTTATCGCAAACTGAGTACGAAGAACTGTTTCCACAATCGGAATTTTTGCTGGCCTTAGGTGAACTGGAGGAACGAATCGGCATCCAATATGCACCGTCGCAGCGAGAAGCAATTCAAACTGCGCTAATGTCTCCAATGATGATTTTAACCGGGGGACCAGGAACAGGAAAAACGACGGTTATTAAAGGTATTGTTGAACTGTATTGTGAATTGCACGGTCTGTCGATGGACCCAAAACAGTACGCAAAAGATGAGTCCTTCCCGATTGTTCTGGCTGCTCCTACTGGACGTGCCGCGAAACGGATGAGTGAATCGACAGGTATTCCTGCACTGACGATCCACCGATTGTTAGGTTGGAATGGTCTCGATGGGTTTGAACATGATGAAGAACGGCCAATTCAAGCGAAGTTATTAATTGTTGATGAAATGTCGATGGTGGATACGTGGTTAGCTAATCAATTGTTCAAAGCGTTACCTGATGAAATCCAAGTCGTCCTTGTGGGAGATGAAGACCAACTGCCATCGGTCGGACCAGGACAAGTGTTAAAAGATTTACTCGACTCCAAGCTCATTCCAACCGTCAGATTAACGGATATTTATCGCCAAAAAGAAGGGTCAACAATTATTGAACTTGCCCATCAAATGAAAAATGGTGTTGTTCCAGAAAATTTAACGTCTCCACAAAAAGACCGTTCCTTTATAAAGTGTTCGGCGACACATATCGCCGATGTAGTGAAAAAAGTTGTAGAAAATGCCTTAAAAAAAGGATATACGAAACGAGATATTCAAGTATTAGCCCCGATGTATCGGGGGCCTGCCGGAATTGATAAGTTGAATGAATTGCTTCAAAGCGTGTTTAACCCAAATGAAGGAAAAGATCGTAAAGAAATTCAATATGGAGATGTCACTTATCGCATCGGTGATAAAGTTCTTCAACTCGTGAACCAGCCAGACCATCATGTCTTTAACGGAGATATGGGCGAAATTGTTTCAATCAGTTATGCGAAAGAAAATACAGAAAAAGAAGATATGGTCATCGTTTCGTTTGATGGCAATGAAGTAACGTACACGAAACAAGAGTTAAATCAAATTACTTTAGCGTATTGTTGTTCGATTCATAAGTCACAAGGTAGTGAATTCCCGATCGTCATTTTACCGGTCGTCAAAAGCTATTACCGGATGTTACGTAGGAAATTGCTTTATACGGCAGTTACGCGGAGCAAACGCTTTTTAATTATATGTGGGGAGGAAGAAGCGTTTCGCTTAGGTGTAAGTAAACAAGAAGATTCGATTCGGAAAACGACTTTAAAAGAAAAGCTAAAAGCGTTGTTGAAGGATGATGAAAAAGATGAACCCATTGTGCTCGATGAAGAAGCTCTTATGAAGGTAGATCCGATGATTGGGATGGAAAACGTTACACCTTATGATTTTATGGAGAAGGGTTGA
- a CDS encoding PRC-barrel domain-containing protein, with the protein MRTFTLLNRLYVVSLQTGEVVGEICDIGIDSNGRVKGLIVKRKNRIFPKSYWLPLTNVQQFGHDCIFIKSENELLEGKHAENLYTIKHDESLYGKELLTTEGEHLGLLQDVYFLEDLGTIVAYEITEGLFTDLREGPQVISSSNPPKIGKDAVIIT; encoded by the coding sequence TTGCGAACATTTACCCTTCTCAACCGTTTATATGTAGTCTCCCTCCAAACAGGTGAAGTCGTTGGGGAAATATGTGATATAGGAATTGATTCCAATGGGCGTGTCAAAGGGCTTATCGTCAAACGAAAGAATCGGATTTTTCCCAAAAGTTATTGGTTACCGTTAACAAACGTTCAACAGTTTGGGCATGATTGTATTTTTATTAAAAGCGAAAACGAATTACTCGAAGGGAAACACGCTGAAAACTTGTATACCATCAAGCACGATGAATCGCTATATGGGAAAGAGTTATTAACAACTGAAGGTGAACACTTAGGATTGCTCCAAGATGTATATTTTTTGGAAGATTTGGGCACAATCGTAGCATATGAAATAACCGAAGGACTTTTTACCGATTTACGGGAAGGGCCACAAGTCATTTCTTCTTCAAATCCTCCAAAAATTGGTAAAGACGCGGTTATTATTACGTAA
- a CDS encoding DUF3918 family protein produces the protein MNRAMTSLISFGVGLAAATMNPKRLRRQMKKIRKRIGW, from the coding sequence TTGAATCGAGCGATGACTTCCTTAATTAGTTTTGGTGTAGGATTGGCAGCAGCAACAATGAATCCAAAACGGCTACGTCGACAAATGAAAAAGATACGAAAGCGAATAGGTTGGTAA
- a CDS encoding AI-2E family transporter: protein MKLNLQWIYWLGTILLFLIVVYFIYLLHPIWLPIVHIVLKVSLPFILGGFITYLLHPFVEHLHEKGLSRVLAIFIIYVSFFTITGLAIYKGIPLVIRQVQDFSQNIPMFADQYSHWLQMIEQKTEGWPVRLQEELDERIHQLERRSAQLLDQMGDGMGYVTKLIFLLGLIPFISFYLLKDIEKVKKMCWYLTPKSWRKQSLQFIRDVEESLGGYIRGQFIVGTIIGTLASIAFWLIKIKYPLLLGIFVGITNIIPYFGPIIGAIPAVIIGATISFRTVLFVIVIIAVLQFIEGNILSPYIVGKNLHMHPLLIMAALLVGGEIGGIIGLIIAVPILAILKTAIIHGKNHFIIRR from the coding sequence GTGAAACTAAACCTACAATGGATTTATTGGCTTGGAACGATCCTTTTGTTCTTAATTGTCGTTTATTTTATTTATTTATTACATCCGATTTGGTTACCTATCGTTCATATCGTCTTAAAAGTATCTCTCCCGTTTATTCTTGGCGGATTTATTACGTACTTACTACACCCTTTTGTAGAGCATCTTCATGAAAAGGGGCTTTCCCGAGTATTGGCTATATTCATTATTTACGTCTCTTTTTTTACAATCACTGGATTAGCTATTTATAAAGGTATACCGCTTGTTATTCGCCAAGTACAAGATTTTTCGCAAAATATTCCAATGTTTGCAGACCAATATTCTCACTGGCTTCAAATGATTGAACAGAAAACTGAGGGGTGGCCGGTTCGTTTACAGGAAGAACTTGATGAACGAATTCATCAATTAGAACGGCGATCAGCTCAACTTCTTGATCAAATGGGAGATGGAATGGGATACGTGACGAAATTGATATTTCTTCTTGGACTTATTCCATTTATATCGTTTTATTTGTTAAAAGATATTGAAAAAGTGAAGAAAATGTGTTGGTATCTCACTCCGAAAAGCTGGCGTAAACAAAGTCTTCAATTTATACGCGATGTAGAAGAATCATTGGGAGGGTATATACGTGGGCAGTTCATCGTCGGTACGATAATTGGCACCCTAGCGTCAATTGCTTTTTGGTTGATAAAAATAAAATATCCTCTGCTACTTGGGATTTTCGTTGGTATTACTAATATCATTCCTTATTTTGGTCCAATTATCGGAGCGATTCCAGCGGTCATCATCGGCGCAACAATATCCTTTCGAACTGTCTTATTCGTTATCGTTATCATTGCTGTTCTTCAATTTATTGAAGGAAACATTCTCTCTCCTTATATTGTGGGTAAAAATTTGCACATGCATCCGTTACTTATTATGGCCGCTTTACTAGTTGGTGGTGAAATCGGTGGAATCATTGGGCTTATTATTGCTGTCCCGATTTTAGCTATCCTAAAAACAGCCATTATTCATGGAAAAAACCATTTCATAATCAGACGTTGA
- the alaS gene encoding alanine--tRNA ligase: MKKLTGSEIRQMFLEFFEQKGHKIEPSASLIPVDDPSLLWINSGVATLKKYFDGRVVPDNPRITNAQKSIRTNDIENVGKTARHHTFFEMLGNFSIGDYFKEEAIEWAWEFLTDPKWIGFDPERLSVTIHPEDEEAYEIWKNKIGIPEERIIRLEGNFWDIGEGPSGPNTEIFYDRGPEYGDDPTDPELYPGGENERYLEVWNLVFSQFNHNPDGTYTPLPKKNIDTGMGLERMASVVQDVPTNFDTDLFMPIIEATEKISGEKYRVDAEKDVAFKVIADHIRTVTFAIADGALPSNEGRGYVLRRLLRRAVRYAKQINIERPFMYELVPVVAEIMADFYPNVKEKSEFVQKVIKNEEERFHETLNEGLAILSSLLEQAKQEGKQMLDGKDVFRLYDTYGFPVELTEEYALEKGLSLDIEGFEKEMERQRERARSARQDVGSMQVQGGLLSSITEESRFVGYDQFEVKGTVKVLVKDDELVDEVHEGEEVQFILDQTPFYAESGGQVADKGLLTNEEVEVEVQEVQKAPNGQHLHTGIVKKGSLKKNMKVLASIDLASRSKITKNHTATHLLHQALKDVLGDHVNQAGSLVEPDRLRFDFSHFGQVQPEELEQIETIVNEKIWANLPVTIDYKGLEEAKAMGAMALFGEKYGDIVRVVSVGDYSLELCGGCHVPNTSVIGLFKIVSEGGIGAGTRRIEAVTGEAAYRLLNDQVQMLKDVAQKLKSHPKDVITKVDALLQEMKELQRENESLAAKLSNIEAGNLADKVKEVEGIKVLASKVNVADMNSLRNMVDELKQKLESGIVVLGTAQNGKVNIIAGVTKDLVNKGYHAGKLVKEVASRCGGGGGGRPDMAQAGSKNPEQLDAALQFVEEWIKSV, from the coding sequence ATGAAAAAGTTAACAGGTTCTGAAATACGGCAAATGTTTCTTGAATTTTTCGAACAAAAGGGACACAAAATTGAACCGAGCGCGTCGCTTATTCCAGTTGACGATCCTTCCTTACTTTGGATTAACAGTGGTGTTGCAACATTAAAAAAATATTTTGATGGCCGCGTTGTCCCGGACAATCCACGCATTACGAACGCACAGAAATCGATTCGTACGAACGATATTGAAAACGTCGGAAAAACGGCGCGCCACCATACGTTCTTTGAAATGTTAGGAAACTTTTCCATCGGTGATTACTTTAAAGAGGAAGCGATTGAGTGGGCATGGGAATTTTTAACCGATCCAAAATGGATTGGCTTTGATCCAGAACGATTGTCCGTTACCATTCATCCAGAGGATGAGGAAGCGTATGAGATTTGGAAAAACAAAATTGGCATTCCAGAAGAGCGCATTATTCGTTTAGAAGGAAACTTCTGGGATATCGGAGAAGGGCCAAGTGGTCCAAATACAGAGATCTTCTACGATCGTGGACCAGAATACGGAGACGACCCAACGGATCCAGAATTATATCCAGGTGGCGAAAATGAACGTTACTTAGAAGTCTGGAACTTAGTATTTTCCCAATTTAACCATAACCCAGATGGTACATATACCCCATTACCGAAAAAGAACATTGATACGGGAATGGGTCTTGAACGCATGGCTTCCGTTGTTCAAGATGTACCGACGAACTTTGATACCGATCTATTTATGCCAATTATTGAAGCAACGGAAAAGATTTCAGGTGAAAAATATCGAGTGGATGCGGAAAAAGACGTGGCATTTAAAGTCATTGCCGATCATATTCGTACGGTGACATTTGCTATTGCTGATGGAGCGTTACCATCCAACGAAGGTCGAGGTTATGTGTTACGTCGTCTTCTTCGCCGGGCGGTTCGTTATGCGAAACAAATTAACATTGAACGTCCATTTATGTACGAGCTCGTACCGGTTGTAGCGGAGATTATGGCTGATTTTTATCCAAATGTAAAAGAAAAGAGCGAGTTCGTTCAAAAGGTCATTAAAAACGAAGAAGAACGCTTCCATGAAACGTTAAACGAAGGACTAGCGATTCTTTCTTCACTCCTTGAACAAGCAAAGCAAGAAGGAAAACAAATGCTTGATGGAAAAGATGTTTTCCGTCTATATGATACGTACGGTTTTCCGGTGGAATTAACGGAAGAATACGCTCTTGAGAAAGGTCTCTCTCTCGATATAGAAGGATTTGAAAAAGAAATGGAACGTCAACGCGAGCGGGCCCGTTCGGCACGTCAAGACGTAGGATCTATGCAAGTTCAAGGAGGCTTGCTTAGCTCTATTACGGAAGAGAGCCGCTTTGTTGGCTACGATCAATTTGAAGTAAAAGGAACAGTGAAAGTTCTTGTGAAAGATGACGAATTGGTTGATGAAGTACATGAAGGAGAAGAAGTCCAGTTTATTCTTGATCAAACACCGTTTTACGCAGAAAGCGGTGGACAAGTAGCGGACAAAGGGCTACTAACAAATGAAGAGGTAGAAGTAGAGGTACAAGAAGTTCAAAAAGCACCGAACGGTCAACACCTTCATACAGGTATCGTGAAAAAAGGTTCCTTAAAGAAAAACATGAAGGTTCTTGCTTCGATTGACCTCGCTTCCCGGAGCAAAATTACGAAGAACCATACGGCAACTCACTTACTACATCAAGCGTTAAAAGATGTATTAGGCGATCATGTCAACCAAGCTGGTTCCTTAGTTGAACCTGACCGTTTACGTTTTGACTTCTCCCACTTCGGGCAAGTTCAACCGGAAGAACTTGAACAAATTGAGACCATCGTCAACGAAAAAATTTGGGCGAACTTACCTGTTACAATTGACTATAAAGGATTAGAAGAAGCAAAAGCGATGGGGGCAATGGCTCTATTCGGTGAAAAATACGGTGATATCGTTCGCGTTGTTTCTGTCGGAGACTATAGCTTAGAGCTTTGTGGTGGCTGTCACGTTCCAAACACATCTGTGATTGGTCTATTTAAAATTGTATCCGAAGGTGGAATTGGTGCAGGAACACGTCGTATTGAAGCCGTTACAGGAGAAGCGGCGTATCGCTTATTGAATGATCAAGTTCAAATGTTAAAAGATGTTGCCCAAAAGTTAAAATCCCATCCAAAAGATGTAATTACTAAAGTTGATGCCTTGCTCCAAGAAATGAAAGAGCTACAGCGTGAAAACGAGTCTCTAGCAGCGAAACTTTCCAACATTGAAGCTGGTAACTTAGCGGACAAAGTAAAAGAAGTGGAAGGAATTAAAGTTTTAGCCAGCAAAGTAAACGTCGCTGACATGAATAGCTTACGGAACATGGTCGATGAGTTAAAACAAAAACTAGAGTCCGGTATTGTCGTTTTAGGTACGGCGCAAAACGGAAAGGTCAACATTATCGCTGGTGTGACGAAAGACTTAGTTAATAAAGGTTATCATGCCGGTAAACTTGTGAAAGAAGTAGCGTCACGTTGTGGTGGTGGCGGTGGTGGTCGTCCAGATATGGCGCAAGCAGGCAGTAAAAATCCGGAACAATTAGATGCGGCCCTTCAATTTGTAGAAGAATGGATCAAATCCGTTTAA
- a CDS encoding IreB family regulatory phosphoprotein produces MSSFDKTMRFNFSDESFEHDVKEVLMQVYEALHEKGYNPINQIVGYLLSGDPAYIPRHKDARNIIRKLERDEIIEELVKSYLNQHREG; encoded by the coding sequence ATGAGCTCGTTTGATAAAACGATGCGGTTTAATTTTTCCGATGAATCTTTTGAACATGATGTAAAAGAAGTGCTCATGCAAGTGTACGAGGCGCTTCATGAAAAAGGGTATAACCCTATTAATCAAATTGTCGGATATTTATTATCGGGAGACCCAGCCTACATTCCACGACATAAAGATGCCCGTAACATTATTCGCAAACTAGAGCGTGATGAAATTATTGAGGAATTAGTGAAATCCTATTTAAATCAACATCGTGAGGGATAA
- the ruvX gene encoding Holliday junction resolvase RuvX, producing MRVLGLDVGSKTVGVALSDELGWTAQGLETIPINEEEQEFGFKRLAEIIDEYNVEKIVVGFPKNMNNTVGPRGEAAQHYAKLLEKKFGLPVILWDERLSTMAAERVLLQADVSRKKRKKVIDKMAAVMILQGYLDSQK from the coding sequence ATGAGAGTTTTAGGTCTTGATGTGGGCTCCAAGACCGTAGGAGTGGCATTAAGTGATGAATTAGGGTGGACAGCCCAAGGGCTTGAAACAATTCCGATTAACGAGGAAGAGCAAGAGTTTGGTTTTAAGCGTCTAGCCGAAATCATTGATGAGTATAACGTAGAAAAGATTGTTGTCGGCTTTCCAAAAAATATGAACAACACCGTGGGCCCCCGAGGGGAAGCAGCTCAACACTACGCCAAATTATTAGAAAAAAAGTTTGGCTTACCGGTTATACTATGGGATGAACGATTGAGCACCATGGCGGCAGAGCGGGTGTTACTTCAAGCTGATGTCAGTCGAAAAAAGCGAAAAAAAGTGATTGACAAAATGGCAGCTGTTATGATTTTACAAGGCTACTTAGATAGCCAAAAATAA
- a CDS encoding DUF1292 domain-containing protein, whose protein sequence is MEHGEKHITVIDENGNEQLCEVLFTFESDQFNKSYVLYYPVGAEEDENEEIEIMASAFTPGEDDDGGELQPIETEEEWDMIEEMLNTFLAEEDEE, encoded by the coding sequence ATGGAACATGGTGAAAAACACATTACAGTAATTGATGAAAATGGAAACGAACAGCTTTGCGAAGTGTTATTTACGTTTGAATCTGATCAATTTAATAAGTCGTACGTTCTTTATTACCCAGTAGGTGCTGAAGAAGACGAAAACGAAGAAATCGAAATTATGGCATCTGCCTTCACACCTGGTGAGGACGATGACGGCGGCGAATTGCAGCCGATTGAAACTGAAGAAGAATGGGATATGATTGAAGAAATGCTTAACACATTTTTAGCTGAAGAAGATGAAGAATAA
- the mltG gene encoding endolytic transglycosylase MltG, producing MTEKKDYREEMYKKLLERKEEAKTVRKIVFFTTLTIVVIMLVVGISGFWYVNSALKPLDADSNKQIEVEIPIGSSVTTIANILEDKGIIKNATIFRYYVKFNNESGFQAGTYALSPSMTLQQIIKSLKTGKVYQEVKWKLTIPEGLQLVEIAAIIAEKTNQKSEDVFSQLNDPEFIKNLMNKYPALLTEEILDENIKYPLEGYLFPATYPMYEDNPTVEEIVDIMLEKTVEVISEYEDAIIERNLSVHELLTIASLIEEEATAKADRQKIASVFYNRLDAEMPLQTDPTVLYALNKHKDRVLYKDLEVQSPYNTYIHKGLPPGPIANAGKMSIEAALFPADTDYYYFLANAEGEVFYSTTLQEHNELKAKYITNN from the coding sequence ATGACAGAAAAGAAAGATTATCGAGAGGAAATGTATAAAAAATTGCTTGAACGAAAAGAAGAAGCAAAAACCGTTCGAAAAATTGTTTTCTTTACTACATTAACGATCGTTGTCATAATGTTAGTGGTTGGCATTAGTGGATTTTGGTACGTGAATTCGGCTTTAAAACCACTTGATGCGGATAGTAATAAGCAAATTGAGGTAGAAATTCCAATCGGTTCGAGTGTCACTACCATTGCGAACATTTTAGAAGATAAAGGAATCATTAAAAATGCAACCATCTTTCGCTATTATGTGAAATTTAACAATGAGTCAGGATTTCAGGCGGGAACATATGCATTATCTCCGTCAATGACGTTACAACAAATTATTAAGAGTTTAAAAACAGGAAAAGTATATCAAGAAGTAAAATGGAAACTAACAATTCCTGAAGGGTTGCAGCTTGTTGAAATTGCCGCAATTATTGCGGAAAAAACGAATCAAAAGAGTGAAGACGTTTTTAGTCAGTTGAATGATCCAGAATTTATTAAGAATTTAATGAACAAATATCCAGCATTATTAACGGAAGAAATTTTAGATGAAAATATTAAATATCCTCTTGAAGGGTATTTATTCCCAGCAACGTATCCAATGTATGAAGACAACCCTACAGTAGAGGAAATTGTCGATATCATGTTAGAAAAAACTGTAGAAGTTATTAGTGAATATGAAGATGCAATAATTGAGCGGAATTTATCCGTACACGAATTGTTAACGATAGCTTCTCTTATTGAAGAAGAAGCAACAGCTAAAGCTGACCGTCAAAAAATAGCCAGTGTTTTTTATAACCGTTTAGATGCCGAAATGCCATTACAAACCGACCCAACGGTTTTATACGCCTTAAACAAACATAAAGATCGAGTGTTATACAAAGATTTAGAAGTACAATCCCCGTATAATACGTATATTCATAAAGGCTTGCCGCCGGGTCCGATTGCGAACGCGGGGAAAATGTCCATTGAAGCTGCTTTGTTCCCAGCGGATACGGATTATTATTACTTCTTAGCCAACGCAGAAGGAGAAGTGTTCTATTCCACTACTCTTCAAGAGCATAACGAATTAAAAGCGAAATATATTACGAATAACTAA
- a CDS encoding O-methyltransferase: protein MEQYAIEQNVPIMESVGMEALLQFLRLQQPKTILEIGTAIGYSALRMAYALPNTTVVTIERDKKRYEEALLYIQRSDASDRVKPIFGDALEVFDTVKEWGPFDAIFIDAAKGQYQKFFELYERLLTSEGSIYSDNVLFKGLVVAEEFDNKRIKQLVKKIRAYNEWLMHHPSYHSIILPVGDGIAISKKRGGSNEKA, encoded by the coding sequence ATGGAACAATATGCTATAGAACAAAACGTCCCAATAATGGAGTCGGTTGGGATGGAAGCATTGCTACAGTTCCTTCGTCTTCAACAGCCCAAAACGATTTTAGAAATCGGGACGGCCATCGGTTATTCGGCATTACGAATGGCCTATGCCTTACCTAACACAACCGTTGTAACCATTGAGCGGGATAAAAAACGATATGAAGAAGCTCTTTTATATATTCAACGTTCAGATGCTAGCGATCGGGTAAAACCTATTTTTGGGGATGCCTTAGAAGTGTTCGATACTGTGAAGGAATGGGGCCCTTTTGATGCGATTTTTATCGATGCAGCGAAAGGGCAATATCAAAAGTTTTTTGAGTTGTATGAACGACTTTTAACATCAGAGGGAAGTATATATTCCGATAACGTGTTATTTAAAGGCCTAGTCGTCGCCGAGGAATTCGACAATAAGCGAATCAAGCAATTAGTAAAAAAAATTAGAGCCTATAATGAATGGTTAATGCACCATCCTTCGTATCATTCGATCATTCTTCCTGTAGGTGACGGGATTGCAATAAGTAAAAAAAGAGGTGGAAGCAATGAAAAAGCCTGA